A part of Halobaculum sp. MBLA0143 genomic DNA contains:
- a CDS encoding GtrA family protein, with protein sequence MSDDRTTAPDGGESSTGTVDALLSGTRIGQFLSVGVAGATLETVVLSLLDPVLGLPFLVAKAVGAEASITLMFLLNDNWTFDGESDASVVRRWLRSNSVRIVGVGIAAGIGQALVTFVDPGVVVAGFDVWAPVANLAGIGVAMVVNYVAESLFTWRIGV encoded by the coding sequence GTGAGTGACGACCGGACGACGGCGCCGGACGGCGGAGAGTCGTCGACCGGCACCGTCGACGCGTTGCTGTCCGGCACCCGGATCGGTCAGTTCCTCTCCGTCGGCGTCGCCGGCGCGACCCTGGAGACGGTCGTGTTGTCCCTGTTGGACCCCGTGCTCGGACTGCCGTTCCTGGTCGCCAAGGCCGTCGGTGCGGAGGCGTCGATCACGCTGATGTTCCTGTTGAACGACAACTGGACGTTCGACGGCGAGTCCGACGCCTCCGTGGTCCGGCGGTGGCTCCGGTCGAACTCCGTCCGGATCGTCGGCGTCGGGATCGCCGCCGGGATCGGCCAGGCGCTCGTCACCTTCGTCGACCCCGGGGTGGTCGTCGCCGGCTTCGACGTCTGGGCGCCCGTCGCCAACCTCGCCGGTATCGGGGTTGCGATGGTCGTCAACTACGTCGCCGAGAGCCTGTTCACCTGGCGAATCGGCGTGTGA
- a CDS encoding phospholipase D-like domain-containing protein — protein MVETEVQVYLREGESHNDYVRRRLPERVRVESVDDLHAKAIVTPEFRYVGSANITRGGLRDNRELCEVVENEYGSVEAFLDAELQLDW, from the coding sequence GTGGTCGAGACGGAAGTCCAAGTGTACCTGCGCGAGGGCGAGTCACACAACGATTACGTCCGGCGCCGGCTCCCCGAACGCGTCCGTGTCGAGAGCGTCGATGACCTTCACGCGAAGGCGATTGTCACACCGGAGTTCCGTTACGTCGGATCGGCGAACATCACCCGCGGCGGGCTCCGGGACAACCGCGAACTGTGCGAGGTCGTCGAGAACGAGTACGGGAGTGTGGAAGCGTTCCTCGACGCGGAACTACAGCTGGACTGGTGA
- a CDS encoding DEAD/DEAH box helicase: protein MRYFDRASDETRYPDGVADLLDAMLSNRQLFDSDDQGDRPYVADAVKYEHERQDRRASSPYDGDDEFVQRVADIFEFDPLDFQVDSWQTVNRLHRQAKRRGSSTAAVLSAPTGFGKTEAFLGALFQHLVDDRQDSVAMVYPRRALLQDQLERVLEYVHRIGEQTGTDLSVGLYTGGQPYRNDKVGQRDYVERSAGGPDRLALTNCWCGDDGDPNAFEVTRDGRGYRLQCEADPSHRFDHRQVVLPRSDVVHDSRPDILLTTLESLESFALKPNYDLVDHLDTIVLDEVHLYTQLRGAHAARIVRNVDSVSESPLRWIGSSATIDDPEQFGRRIFGIDDDDRIETVEPPDSDYDDSHDDSVHYYFLSAAEDVPVSSMAIQQSMLLGHTLTGPDADGSESKVLSFIDSISQINQKSAQFRKADADRGLWRYHFGGDGEENWPAVASSFGRSFVDRPLNTTRVYADEGFDAGEAADSNLLFSTSFLEVGIDIGDIGVVTQYRTPWDLSSFNQRAGRAGRQRGDDAHVVVLLSNLTDDANVFYRAERFLGSDIRTPLKIDNPVVEWIHSTLRLYSECASAVEAEYRGGFDSKRDEHLEFLDRFLREELGYDAVYEFVTDPQTFFDEWFDRSVDVPGEPALSEHVAGGLSAAVEATAEEVDAELAELTEHFDRDGDTIVRGSEAVREYTFRVRDELRDLIDSLRGQIQGYVDRIESAGESPPGDPEELEAELEALREETAAATRGSWTPTESVSEFESVVDRLFGVSGRMRPIQRAADRADDGAVPRVNAGRLDEVDDVLERLRDLQSDGRLERYFDQRTQLFYLGEAVDELEAYIDLSEQPYKSLYGVKHLLRCSYYVSRFWEAAGESVDEEIWFVPPDYYGSAGRFVTVFGDQNAVDGSQESIDSILSTYVPYRSEYRSDQGTLRAFLPRTEVTDDGTVQFTLTESVDGRQEDGVLVPDEIRLTEYEDLAGDEAQNVVQYCPVCLTHTDGDCLRHDTYEEGKIHAEPEVATQLRDRHVDEQVGNLALADVSPTVTLEGVTLEITPADPIQVDGEWVYRFASERDERRIESPERPLGFHLNTRGLVFDLGPFLDSLGDGVRAAVEQYQPEDADVPFEYLVHHTAAHFLLQLVADVSSVNTTSLLYGFDEAEREVYVFERTEGGQGVVDLAFEEIDRDPGSVLESLLRVGYNPQVEAERLWTSEAFVDRLSPDIAESGVRAAVDATLDTPFEYVVDQVTQEVLAGVDRCRQLGRDSETLSTTTALRIKHTVAEAQLGGEREYPESAVDTLVDDSVDHDRLETLFHSPDVDDCVETLQLSGCIAGVEQGDGLSYVVAERLRNHLLRSVDASATVETMFGLETTPAAEFDDTSIFLDF from the coding sequence GTGCGCTACTTCGATCGAGCCTCCGACGAGACGCGGTACCCCGACGGAGTCGCCGATTTACTGGACGCGATGTTGTCCAACCGGCAGCTGTTCGACTCGGACGATCAGGGTGATCGTCCGTACGTCGCGGACGCGGTGAAGTACGAACACGAGCGGCAGGACCGGCGTGCCTCTTCGCCGTACGACGGTGACGACGAGTTCGTCCAGCGGGTGGCGGACATCTTCGAGTTCGATCCGCTCGACTTCCAAGTGGACAGCTGGCAGACGGTGAATCGGCTCCACCGCCAGGCGAAGCGTCGTGGGTCGTCGACCGCGGCCGTCCTGTCGGCGCCGACGGGCTTCGGCAAGACGGAGGCGTTCCTGGGGGCGTTGTTCCAGCACCTCGTCGACGATCGACAGGACAGCGTGGCGATGGTCTACCCACGGCGAGCACTGCTGCAAGACCAACTCGAACGTGTGCTGGAGTACGTCCACCGGATCGGCGAGCAGACGGGGACAGACCTCTCCGTCGGGCTCTACACCGGCGGCCAGCCGTACCGGAACGACAAGGTGGGCCAGAGAGACTACGTCGAGCGGAGCGCCGGTGGCCCCGACCGGCTCGCACTCACGAACTGTTGGTGTGGCGACGACGGCGACCCCAACGCCTTCGAAGTGACCCGTGACGGTCGGGGCTACCGACTCCAGTGTGAGGCCGACCCGAGCCACCGGTTCGACCACCGTCAGGTTGTCCTCCCGCGCAGTGATGTCGTCCACGACAGTCGTCCCGACATCCTGCTGACGACGCTCGAATCGCTGGAGAGCTTCGCACTGAAGCCCAACTACGATCTCGTCGACCACCTCGACACGATTGTGCTCGACGAGGTCCACCTCTACACTCAGCTTCGGGGAGCTCACGCGGCGCGGATCGTCCGGAACGTCGACAGCGTCTCCGAGAGCCCGCTGCGGTGGATCGGCTCCAGCGCGACCATCGACGACCCCGAACAGTTCGGTCGGCGGATCTTCGGCATCGACGACGACGACCGGATCGAGACCGTCGAACCCCCGGACAGCGACTACGACGACAGCCACGACGACAGTGTGCACTACTACTTCCTGTCTGCGGCCGAGGATGTCCCCGTCTCCTCAATGGCGATCCAACAGTCGATGCTGCTCGGGCACACCCTCACCGGCCCCGACGCCGACGGCAGCGAGAGTAAGGTGTTGTCCTTCATCGACAGTATCTCCCAGATCAACCAGAAGTCCGCGCAGTTCCGGAAGGCAGACGCAGACCGGGGGCTGTGGCGCTACCACTTCGGCGGTGACGGAGAGGAGAACTGGCCGGCGGTCGCGTCGTCGTTCGGCCGGTCGTTCGTCGACAGACCGTTGAACACGACCCGCGTGTACGCCGACGAGGGGTTCGACGCCGGCGAGGCGGCCGACAGCAACCTCCTGTTTTCCACCTCGTTCTTGGAGGTCGGAATCGACATCGGTGACATCGGCGTCGTCACCCAGTACCGGACACCGTGGGACCTGTCGTCGTTCAACCAGCGTGCCGGACGCGCCGGGCGTCAGCGTGGAGACGACGCTCACGTCGTCGTGCTCCTCTCGAACCTCACCGACGACGCGAACGTCTTCTACCGGGCCGAACGCTTCCTCGGATCGGACATTCGGACTCCGCTGAAGATCGACAACCCCGTCGTCGAGTGGATTCACTCGACGTTGCGGCTGTACTCGGAGTGTGCGAGCGCCGTCGAGGCGGAGTACCGCGGCGGGTTCGATTCGAAGCGAGACGAACACCTCGAGTTTCTCGACCGGTTCCTCCGTGAGGAGTTGGGCTACGATGCCGTCTACGAGTTCGTGACCGACCCGCAGACGTTCTTCGACGAGTGGTTCGACCGCTCGGTCGACGTGCCGGGCGAGCCAGCGCTGTCGGAGCACGTCGCCGGGGGGCTATCGGCCGCCGTCGAGGCGACCGCCGAGGAGGTCGACGCCGAACTCGCCGAGCTGACCGAACACTTCGATCGGGACGGCGACACGATCGTCCGCGGAAGCGAGGCCGTCCGAGAGTACACCTTCCGTGTCCGCGACGAGCTCCGAGACCTGATCGACAGCCTCCGGGGACAGATTCAGGGCTACGTCGACCGGATCGAGAGCGCCGGGGAGTCACCGCCGGGAGACCCGGAGGAACTCGAAGCCGAACTCGAGGCGCTACGAGAGGAGACGGCGGCGGCGACGCGCGGGTCGTGGACACCGACCGAGTCGGTCTCCGAGTTCGAGAGCGTCGTCGACAGGCTGTTCGGTGTCTCGGGGCGGATGCGTCCGATCCAACGGGCGGCCGACCGTGCCGACGACGGGGCTGTCCCCCGGGTGAACGCCGGTCGACTCGACGAGGTGGACGACGTGCTCGAACGGCTCCGTGATCTCCAGTCGGACGGCCGATTGGAACGGTACTTCGACCAACGGACCCAACTGTTCTATCTCGGTGAAGCAGTCGACGAACTCGAAGCGTACATCGACCTGAGCGAGCAGCCGTACAAGAGCTTGTACGGCGTCAAACACCTTCTCCGGTGTAGTTACTACGTCAGTCGGTTTTGGGAAGCGGCCGGCGAGTCGGTGGACGAAGAGATCTGGTTCGTCCCACCGGACTACTACGGCTCTGCCGGTCGGTTCGTCACTGTCTTCGGCGACCAGAACGCGGTCGACGGTAGCCAGGAGTCGATCGACAGTATCCTCAGCACGTACGTTCCGTACCGCAGCGAGTACCGGTCCGACCAGGGCACGCTTCGTGCCTTCCTCCCGCGGACGGAGGTCACCGACGACGGCACCGTCCAGTTCACGCTCACCGAGAGTGTCGACGGCCGTCAGGAGGACGGTGTCCTCGTCCCCGACGAGATCCGGCTCACGGAGTACGAAGATCTCGCCGGCGACGAGGCGCAGAACGTCGTCCAGTACTGTCCGGTCTGTCTGACCCACACCGACGGAGACTGTCTCCGGCACGACACTTACGAAGAGGGAAAGATCCACGCCGAACCGGAAGTCGCCACCCAGTTGCGAGACCGGCACGTCGACGAACAGGTCGGCAACCTCGCACTCGCGGACGTGTCGCCCACAGTCACGCTCGAAGGGGTCACACTCGAAATCACGCCCGCGGATCCGATACAGGTCGACGGCGAGTGGGTGTACCGGTTCGCATCCGAGCGAGACGAACGCCGGATCGAGAGCCCGGAGCGCCCGCTGGGATTTCACCTGAACACCCGGGGGCTCGTGTTCGACCTCGGACCGTTCCTCGACAGCCTCGGTGACGGTGTCCGAGCGGCCGTAGAGCAGTACCAGCCCGAGGACGCCGACGTACCGTTCGAGTATCTGGTCCACCACACGGCCGCGCACTTCCTGCTTCAGCTCGTCGCCGACGTGAGCAGTGTCAACACGACGAGTCTCCTGTACGGGTTCGACGAAGCCGAACGGGAGGTGTACGTGTTCGAACGGACCGAAGGGGGCCAGGGTGTCGTTGACCTCGCCTTCGAGGAGATCGACCGCGACCCAGGGAGCGTTCTGGAGTCGCTTCTCCGTGTCGGCTACAACCCACAGGTCGAAGCCGAACGGCTGTGGACCAGCGAAGCGTTCGTCGACCGGCTCTCTCCAGACATCGCCGAGTCAGGCGTTCGAGCCGCCGTTGACGCCACGCTCGACACCCCGTTCGAGTACGTCGTCGACCAGGTGACACAAGAGGTGTTGGCGGGGGTCGACCGCTGTCGGCAGCTCGGGCGCGACTCGGAGACACTGTCGACTACGACTGCGCTCAGGATCAAACACACTGTCGCCGAGGCCCAGTTGGGCGGGGAGCGCGAGTACCCCGAGTCGGCCGTCGACACCCTCGTCGACGACAGCGTCGATCACGACCGACTAGAGACGCTGTTCCACTCTCCGGACGTAGACGACTGTGTCGAGACGCTTCAGCTGTCGGGCTGTATCGCTGGCGTCGAGCAGGGCGACGGGCTTAGCTACGTCGTTGCCGAGCGACTCCGCAACCACCTCCTCCGGAGTGTCGACGCGAGTGCGACGGTCGAGACGATGTTCGGCCTCGAAACCACACCTGCGGCAGAGTTCGATGACACGAGCATTTTCCTCGACTTCTGA
- a CDS encoding DUF6884 domain-containing protein: MNTLLVQSCSSRKTATTEPLPAIELYDGYFYRILKKARRETDELPVDIRILSAEHGLLHPETPIEPYDREMDAERAAELRESVVATLADLAGDYDRVVIVGGTQYRSATEGLAAATDTPVHYVRGDGIGEMGGKLKRFLHGDDAAVVDDTSTDDDPRRADEQRPSSCAGD; this comes from the coding sequence GTGAACACGCTGCTCGTCCAATCCTGCTCTTCTCGGAAGACAGCAACGACAGAGCCTCTCCCGGCGATAGAGCTGTACGACGGCTACTTCTACCGCATCCTGAAGAAGGCGCGCCGTGAGACGGATGAACTCCCGGTCGATATCCGGATTCTGTCTGCCGAACACGGACTACTCCACCCGGAGACGCCCATCGAGCCGTACGACCGAGAGATGGACGCCGAGCGCGCCGCCGAGTTACGCGAGTCCGTCGTCGCGACGCTCGCCGACCTCGCGGGCGACTACGACCGGGTGGTAATTGTCGGGGGCACACAATACCGCTCCGCGACCGAGGGGCTCGCGGCGGCGACGGACACGCCGGTCCACTACGTTCGCGGCGACGGGATCGGGGAGATGGGGGGGAAGCTGAAGCGGTTCCTCCACGGTGACGACGCGGCAGTCGTTGACGACACCTCGACGGACGACGATCCACGTCGAGCAGACGAGCAACGACCGTCGAGCTGCGCGGGGGACTGA
- a CDS encoding tRNA-guanine transglycosylase — MSNTRTHADGDERDGDEPPFAFTVEATAGDARAGRLRVRDTELPTPAMFPVVNFYGGGRPRSFFGGGIYRTVKELAVGVERVDGVAAPEYFDATMMSVASLTDYGISEDLFETYRDTELLERSEFESLESLLFLDSGGFKFLGDGQLEGNGFAVEMDQTAVYEIQRDLGGDVLVNLDHPIAPDDDHATRVEKARKTAENVETFLSLTADSDAALYLTLHGYNYSMMDEFLETVTDVVPASVLREGFDGIALGSLVPKKDDREALIQAVSDCREVLADWGMRDRPLHVLGIGSRAIPLLVGMGVDSFDSTTYVQNAINGKYQQSLVDTVPLDDADFDRCDCPVCSSDVLVSRMRGDAEYKKDVLGPVAVHNLIVQKRDVAALRETVASGETGQVIQYLEDTLGHHETMRKHAHAVVNRSLGGYF; from the coding sequence ATGTCGAACACGCGCACGCACGCGGACGGAGACGAGCGAGACGGAGACGAGCCACCGTTCGCGTTCACCGTCGAGGCGACCGCCGGCGACGCGCGAGCGGGACGGCTCCGCGTCCGCGACACGGAGCTTCCCACCCCGGCGATGTTCCCGGTGGTCAACTTCTACGGCGGTGGTCGCCCGAGAAGCTTCTTCGGCGGGGGGATCTACCGAACCGTGAAGGAACTCGCCGTCGGTGTCGAGCGTGTCGACGGCGTCGCCGCGCCGGAGTACTTCGACGCTACGATGATGTCCGTCGCCTCGCTCACCGACTACGGAATCTCCGAAGACCTGTTCGAGACGTACCGCGACACGGAGCTGTTGGAGCGTTCGGAGTTCGAGTCGTTAGAGAGCCTGCTGTTCCTCGACTCGGGCGGGTTCAAGTTCCTCGGCGACGGCCAGTTGGAGGGGAACGGCTTCGCCGTCGAGATGGACCAGACGGCTGTGTACGAGATTCAACGTGATCTCGGCGGCGACGTGCTCGTCAACCTCGACCACCCGATTGCACCGGACGACGACCACGCGACCCGCGTCGAGAAGGCCAGGAAGACCGCCGAGAACGTCGAGACGTTCCTGTCGCTGACGGCCGACAGCGACGCGGCGCTGTACCTCACTCTCCACGGCTACAACTATTCGATGATGGACGAGTTTTTGGAGACAGTCACGGATGTCGTCCCGGCGTCGGTGCTTCGGGAGGGGTTCGACGGCATCGCGCTCGGGAGCCTCGTTCCAAAGAAAGACGATCGCGAGGCGTTGATCCAAGCGGTGAGTGACTGCCGTGAAGTGCTCGCCGACTGGGGAATGCGCGACCGACCATTGCACGTCCTCGGAATCGGCAGCCGTGCTATCCCGCTCCTCGTCGGAATGGGCGTCGACAGCTTCGACTCGACGACGTACGTCCAGAACGCCATCAACGGGAAGTACCAACAGTCGTTGGTCGACACCGTCCCGCTGGACGACGCCGACTTCGACCGGTGCGACTGTCCGGTGTGTTCTTCCGACGTGCTCGTCTCGCGGATGCGTGGCGACGCCGAGTACAAGAAAGACGTGCTCGGACCCGTCGCCGTTCACAACCTGATCGTCCAGAAGCGCGACGTGGCGGCGCTCAGAGAGACCGTCGCGTCGGGCGAGACCGGGCAAGTAATACAGTACCTCGAAGATACACTCGGACACCACGAGACGATGAGGAAACACGCACACGCAGTCGTCAACCGTTCGTTGGGAGGGTACTTCTGA
- a CDS encoding ATP-binding protein yields the protein MLREPTVNEVNEFLEIASDFEDPLEVIRESLSNAYDAEATTVRIAIEHAENGSDIVVADDGHGMDDRDLASFFDLGNSRKEDSIGYKGHGTKIFYKSDRITVETVHDGTERRAVMDDPWRKLNDRVLPEYEVTEDDTDLDEMSTRIRIENFRSGQGFDPSKLTYNKIEHYLYWKTIVGSTAHHFGDDHRRMQVVVDLDERIDDTRDSLDTRTGFEFPDEQLDPGDGDQPAAYMCKHYPPRELSVEYDGGETTVQMVGMVGGKAARNELPTYGKHSAQFGVWLAKDHIKVERINDTLAHDNEFLHFMFVANCQDIELAANRESIRNKASPVFAAIREEVSYYMSKVANDPWFETYLEARKRGRYERRVDDEAGGVSERRAAVADRGGFSPSNRPELLVGLQRATARDDTLDVTVEDFAPGSEVNALLTRDGTLENAAVAHTLTGLLDDGVPLEPVDVVVCWEQGDPTELREWERRDYFGGSLAVDTDAGRLTYDSDGRHTVDVLELAPYFE from the coding sequence ATGCTCCGTGAACCGACAGTGAACGAGGTCAACGAGTTTCTGGAGATCGCCTCCGACTTCGAGGACCCGTTGGAGGTGATCCGGGAGTCGTTGTCGAACGCCTACGACGCCGAGGCGACGACGGTCCGGATCGCCATCGAGCACGCCGAGAACGGCTCCGACATCGTGGTCGCCGACGACGGCCACGGCATGGACGACCGCGACCTCGCGTCGTTCTTCGACCTCGGTAACTCCCGCAAAGAGGACAGTATCGGGTACAAAGGACACGGAACCAAGATTTTCTACAAGTCCGACCGGATCACAGTCGAGACGGTCCACGACGGGACGGAGCGACGCGCGGTCATGGACGACCCCTGGCGAAAGCTCAACGACCGTGTCCTCCCGGAGTACGAGGTGACGGAAGACGACACGGACCTCGACGAGATGTCGACTCGAATCCGGATCGAGAACTTCCGGTCTGGCCAGGGGTTCGACCCGTCGAAGCTCACCTACAACAAGATCGAACACTACCTCTACTGGAAGACAATCGTCGGGTCGACCGCACACCACTTCGGAGACGACCACCGTCGGATGCAGGTCGTCGTCGACCTCGACGAGCGAATCGACGACACCCGAGACAGTCTCGACACCCGGACGGGGTTCGAGTTCCCGGACGAACAGCTCGACCCCGGCGACGGCGACCAGCCGGCGGCGTACATGTGCAAACACTACCCACCCCGGGAGCTGTCGGTCGAGTACGACGGCGGGGAGACGACGGTTCAGATGGTCGGGATGGTCGGCGGGAAGGCGGCGCGAAACGAACTCCCGACCTACGGGAAACACTCCGCGCAGTTCGGCGTCTGGCTCGCCAAAGACCACATCAAAGTCGAACGGATCAACGACACCCTCGCGCACGACAACGAGTTCCTCCACTTCATGTTCGTCGCCAACTGCCAGGACATCGAACTGGCCGCCAACCGGGAGTCGATCCGGAACAAGGCGAGTCCGGTGTTCGCGGCCATCCGCGAGGAGGTCTCGTACTACATGTCGAAGGTCGCCAACGACCCCTGGTTCGAGACGTACCTGGAGGCTCGAAAGCGTGGTCGGTACGAGCGCCGCGTCGACGACGAGGCCGGCGGCGTGTCCGAGCGTCGCGCGGCCGTCGCCGACCGTGGCGGCTTCTCACCGTCAAACCGCCCGGAGCTGCTGGTCGGCCTCCAGCGTGCTACGGCCCGCGACGACACTCTCGACGTGACCGTCGAAGACTTCGCTCCCGGCTCCGAGGTCAACGCGCTGCTCACACGCGACGGAACGCTCGAGAACGCCGCCGTCGCACACACCCTCACCGGGCTCCTCGACGACGGCGTGCCACTCGAACCGGTCGACGTGGTCGTCTGTTGGGAGCAGGGCGACCCGACGGAGCTCCGCGAGTGGGAACGGCGCGACTACTTCGGCGGCAGCCTCGCAGTCGACACCGACGCCGGACGGCTCACCTACGACTCCGACGGTCGCCACACAGTCGACGTGCTCGAACTCGCACCGTACTTCGAGTGA